The genomic DNA CGCGCGGCGCGATGAGTGCGTTCCAGGCATGGAGGTTCCGTCCTGCTGTGTGTCTGCGGTCACATCGACCTGTGTGTCTGCGGTCACATCGGCGGCCCACTCGCCCTCGACGGTGAGGCGACACCCTCGGGGCGTCCGCGAACGCCGGTCGCCGGCTCACCTATGGAGCGACCGGCGGGCCATCCCGAAATGTTCCGGTTCGCCAATGACGGCGACGCTACAGGGACGGAGGAAACAACAGTGCGCGAGAGATGCGCATATGTCCGTATTGGGCGTTTTCCAATGGTGTGACATTCATCAAGGCATTCGATTGCGTCCGTCCGGGGTGGCGACGGGCCGCGGCGCGTGCCGGTAGTGGTCGAACTGTGTGATGCCGTTGTACGCCCCGGCGATGAACCGCGCCTTCTCGTCGGCGTTGTTGGTGCCCGCCGTGATACTCACCTCCACATGGGCACCGGTGGCCTCCCGCACCGGGTGTCCGGCAACGTAGTAGTGGTCGGCC from Streptomyces avermitilis MA-4680 = NBRC 14893 includes the following:
- a CDS encoding tautomerase family protein; protein product: MATSVTDLDVSALGKSTVRSTVLVNPVPADHYYVAGHPVREATGAHVEVSITAGTNNADEKARFIAGAYNGITQFDHYRHAPRPVATPDGRNRMP